In Acinetobacter sp. C32I, one genomic interval encodes:
- a CDS encoding putative metallopeptidase: protein MKEVGFVIQQRPYPPDWIFAQDTPNFAPAPELWRWIKTIFLNPDHKLFNPDHAHLGAFHYPQIAVMWAKGGFQKQGRFVVGQTEKIMINAGGWKKERQEEQFYQWFNDLPDYLITIDATYAQHANDIDFCALIEHELYHIAHKKDEWGIPSYNRETGKPKLTIQGHDVEEFTGVVRRYGANKEVQEMVNAANQRPTVAKADIYHACGTCFLRVV from the coding sequence ATGAAAGAAGTCGGTTTTGTAATTCAGCAAAGACCATATCCCCCTGATTGGATTTTTGCCCAAGACACACCAAACTTTGCACCGGCACCAGAATTATGGCGATGGATTAAGACTATTTTTCTAAATCCTGACCATAAGCTTTTTAACCCTGATCATGCACATCTTGGAGCGTTCCACTATCCACAGATCGCCGTAATGTGGGCTAAAGGTGGATTTCAGAAACAAGGTCGATTTGTGGTTGGCCAAACTGAAAAGATCATGATCAATGCAGGTGGATGGAAGAAAGAACGGCAGGAAGAGCAGTTTTATCAATGGTTCAATGATTTGCCTGATTACTTAATCACGATTGATGCAACGTATGCCCAGCATGCTAATGATATTGATTTCTGTGCTTTGATCGAACATGAGCTTTATCACATCGCGCATAAGAAAGATGAATGGGGCATCCCATCCTATAACCGTGAAACGGGTAAGCCTAAGCTGACGATACAAGGACATGATGTAGAAGAGTTCACGGGCGTAGTTCGCCGTTATGGGGCAAATAAGGAAGTACAAGAAATGGTGAATGCTGCAAATCAAAGGCCAACAGTGGCTAAGGCTGATATCTATCATGCCTGTGGGACTTGCTTTCTAAGAGTGGTTTAA
- a CDS encoding DUF2280 domain-containing protein: MARITKKVKLFIVRMLAEFESPTQTSKTVKDIFNVEVTAQQCEAYDPTKRTGQDLSQELRDKFFEYRRIANQELEAIPIANMRYRLQLLQGLVDKYPDNPVLIPKWAEQAAKEMGGLYTNKQEVDHTSKGESINKPTTIELVAPNVQGTDRTAT, encoded by the coding sequence ATGGCACGTATTACCAAAAAGGTGAAACTGTTCATCGTGAGGATGCTTGCTGAGTTTGAATCTCCAACTCAAACATCTAAAACAGTTAAAGATATTTTTAATGTTGAAGTAACAGCCCAGCAATGTGAGGCATATGACCCTACAAAAAGAACTGGTCAAGATTTAAGCCAGGAATTACGAGATAAATTCTTTGAATACCGCCGTATAGCAAACCAAGAACTTGAAGCAATACCCATTGCAAATATGCGGTATCGATTACAACTACTTCAGGGCTTAGTTGATAAATACCCTGACAATCCTGTGTTAATTCCCAAATGGGCTGAACAAGCCGCAAAAGAGATGGGTGGTTTATATACCAATAAACAAGAGGTGGACCACACAAGTAAGGGCGAGTCGATAAACAAGCCCACAACAATTGAACTGGTAGCGCCTAATGTCCAAGGTACAGATCGAACTGCCACCTAA
- a CDS encoding phage terminase large subunit — translation MSKVQIELPPKLIPLFAEPNLRYRQSWGGRGSSKTRTFAVMTAVKGYVFAEANISGMILCGREYMNTLADSSMEEIKQAIRAVPFLNDYYDIGENYIRTKNRRVSYGFCGLRHNLDSIKSKARILLCWVDEAETVSEVAWRKLQPTVREAGSEIWITWNPEKRGSATDKRFRHELMHDPVTGELIGMGVEMNYTDNPWFPEELEKERRQDQKNLSITDYEWIWEGAYLEASEAQIFNGKFQKLDFVPDTDKWDGPYHGLDFGFANDPTAGTKSWIYDDCLYIEHEGGKVGLELDDTVDFLKAKIPGIEKYVVLADNARPESISHLKKKGLRRIKACEKGKGSVEDGIAHIRSFRKVYIHSRCKETYQEFKKYSYKKDRLTDEVLPIILDEFNHYIDSIRYALEPIMKRKGALKVSNKVLSQI, via the coding sequence ATGTCCAAGGTACAGATCGAACTGCCACCTAAACTTATTCCCTTATTTGCCGAACCAAATTTACGTTATAGACAATCATGGGGTGGCCGTGGTTCGAGTAAGACAAGAACATTTGCTGTGATGACGGCGGTTAAGGGTTATGTATTTGCTGAGGCAAATATAAGCGGCATGATTCTTTGTGGTCGTGAGTATATGAATACTCTTGCTGATTCTTCAATGGAGGAGATTAAGCAGGCAATCCGTGCAGTTCCCTTTCTAAATGATTACTACGATATAGGTGAAAACTATATTCGGACTAAAAACCGCCGTGTCTCATACGGATTTTGTGGTTTACGACATAATTTGGATAGCATCAAATCTAAAGCACGTATTTTATTGTGTTGGGTTGATGAGGCCGAAACAGTTAGTGAGGTTGCATGGCGTAAATTACAGCCTACGGTCCGTGAAGCTGGTTCAGAAATCTGGATTACATGGAACCCTGAAAAGCGCGGCAGTGCCACTGATAAGCGATTTAGACATGAGTTGATGCATGATCCTGTAACGGGCGAGTTGATTGGCATGGGTGTAGAGATGAACTACACCGACAATCCTTGGTTCCCTGAAGAATTGGAAAAGGAACGCCGTCAAGATCAGAAAAACCTATCTATAACGGATTATGAATGGATTTGGGAGGGTGCATATCTTGAAGCATCCGAGGCTCAAATCTTTAATGGTAAATTTCAGAAATTGGATTTTGTTCCAGATACAGATAAATGGGATGGGCCATATCATGGTCTAGACTTCGGTTTTGCCAATGACCCAACTGCAGGTACTAAATCATGGATATATGATGATTGCCTATATATCGAGCATGAAGGAGGCAAAGTCGGTCTTGAGTTAGATGACACGGTTGATTTTTTAAAGGCAAAAATACCAGGTATAGAAAAATATGTGGTTTTAGCTGATAACGCACGGCCTGAGTCCATTAGCCATCTCAAGAAAAAGGGATTACGGCGCATCAAAGCTTGTGAAAAGGGTAAAGGTTCCGTAGAGGATGGGATTGCCCACATTCGTTCCTTCAGGAAGGTTTACATCCATAGTCGCTGTAAAGAGACCTACCAAGAATTTAAAAAGTATTCATACAAAAAAGATCGCCTTACTGATGAGGTGTTGCCGATCATTCTTGATGAATTTAACCACTACATTGACAGCATTCGCTATGCCCTTGAGCCAATCATGAAGCGCAAAGGCGCTCTTAAAGTATCAAACAAAGTATTGAGCCAGATATGA
- a CDS encoding phage portal protein — MKFREKLLSLLIRWLRFATPVESENTASQGEKPKRKRISLMALNAVGTKPQEVVTKFKMPVLPKGVVPDGEGLAMDSGGMVGYANAAGVSMNFLGYPILSELSQRSEYRAPVQTLATEMTRKWIQFKSIGSDDLSDEIKQIEVAFDQFKIRDAFKLATEHDGFFGRGNLFIEIDGNDDRETPLIVDKATIKKGSLKQLKVIEPIWTTPVNYDSIDPTNKYFYKPNMWYVMGKPVHSTRLFTLISHPVSDMLKPSYNFSGLSMTQMMMPYVDNWLSTRDSVSDLIHSFSTSGIKTNMDAILQEDGDATDIINRAELFNRMRDNRGLMMLDQETEDFFQYNTPLSGLDKLQAQAQEQMAAPCHIPLVKLFGVTPSGLNASSEGEIKVYYDYVAAQQQSVYTDPLVTILKIIQLHLFGQIYDDITFEFVPLEQMTEEQIAIINKTKAETGATLVEANIISQEEERTRLADDSFSGYNSLDAETLPERREDDPAMDADGEWDESKHPRADNGQFGSGGGSSNTKMQASKLTEENAVTITSQHSEQMPANSLHTPTVREALKEILVGKHGESNPVVNKATGHKMIFTTTNLKASLAKNGKDNEKERLLRSLYPALPELYEKSIPDDPHFEPNTKPEQKPGIAGYRNYLVHAEVGGNKHLVRIGVDVPHPDKEGNAPRSGAYYFHKLEIEK; from the coding sequence ATGAAATTTCGTGAAAAATTATTGAGCCTTCTCATCCGTTGGCTCCGATTCGCCACGCCCGTAGAAAGTGAAAATACTGCTTCTCAGGGCGAAAAACCAAAGCGTAAAAGAATCAGTTTAATGGCATTGAACGCCGTAGGCACAAAGCCTCAGGAAGTTGTGACAAAGTTCAAAATGCCAGTATTGCCCAAAGGCGTAGTCCCAGACGGCGAAGGTCTAGCGATGGACAGCGGCGGCATGGTTGGTTATGCAAATGCCGCAGGCGTAAGCATGAACTTTTTAGGCTATCCGATTCTGTCTGAATTGTCGCAGCGAAGCGAGTACCGCGCACCAGTTCAGACACTTGCTACTGAAATGACTCGTAAGTGGATTCAGTTTAAAAGTATTGGTTCGGATGATCTGTCAGATGAAATTAAACAGATTGAGGTTGCTTTTGACCAATTCAAAATTCGTGATGCGTTCAAGTTGGCAACTGAGCACGATGGTTTTTTTGGTCGTGGGAACTTGTTTATTGAAATTGACGGGAATGATGATCGTGAAACGCCGTTGATTGTTGATAAAGCCACAATTAAAAAGGGTAGCCTTAAACAATTGAAAGTGATTGAGCCGATATGGACCACGCCGGTTAATTACGATTCAATTGATCCAACAAACAAGTATTTCTATAAGCCTAATATGTGGTATGTGATGGGTAAGCCAGTACATAGCACACGCTTATTTACGCTTATCAGTCACCCTGTTTCAGACATGCTTAAGCCGTCATACAACTTTAGTGGTTTAAGCATGACTCAGATGATGATGCCATACGTGGATAATTGGCTAAGCACGCGCGATTCAGTTAGTGACTTGATTCACTCATTCTCTACTAGCGGCATCAAAACCAATATGGATGCAATTCTACAAGAGGATGGGGATGCAACCGATATTATCAATCGTGCAGAGCTGTTTAACCGCATGCGTGATAATCGTGGCTTGATGATGCTTGACCAGGAAACAGAGGATTTTTTCCAGTACAACACACCCTTATCGGGGTTGGATAAGCTTCAAGCTCAAGCGCAAGAGCAAATGGCTGCACCTTGTCACATTCCACTGGTAAAACTTTTTGGCGTCACCCCAAGTGGTTTAAATGCATCCTCTGAGGGTGAAATCAAGGTTTACTATGACTATGTAGCTGCTCAACAACAGAGCGTTTACACAGATCCATTGGTGACAATCCTAAAAATTATACAGTTACACCTTTTTGGTCAGATATATGACGACATTACTTTTGAGTTTGTTCCATTAGAGCAAATGACAGAAGAACAAATTGCCATTATCAATAAAACCAAAGCGGAAACAGGTGCAACACTTGTAGAGGCTAATATTATTAGCCAAGAAGAAGAGCGCACACGTTTAGCTGATGATTCTTTTAGTGGTTATAACAGTCTTGACGCTGAAACTTTGCCAGAACGCCGTGAGGATGATCCAGCAATGGATGCTGACGGCGAATGGGATGAATCTAAACATCCAAGAGCAGATAATGGGCAGTTTGGTAGTGGTGGTGGCTCTAGTAATACAAAAATGCAGGCTAGCAAACTTACCGAGGAAAATGCGGTAACAATCACAAGTCAGCATTCTGAGCAAATGCCAGCGAATAGCTTACATACACCAACGGTTCGAGAGGCATTAAAAGAGATTTTGGTTGGGAAACATGGAGAATCTAATCCAGTTGTGAATAAGGCAACAGGACATAAAATGATTTTCACTACAACCAATCTAAAAGCATCTTTAGCCAAAAACGGTAAAGACAATGAAAAGGAGCGGCTATTACGTAGTCTTTATCCTGCTTTACCAGAATTGTATGAGAAGTCTATTCCAGACGATCCCCATTTTGAGCCAAACACGAAACCAGAGCAAAAACCCGGTATTGCTGGATATAGAAATTATCTAGTACATGCTGAGGTAGGTGGTAATAAGCATTTGGTTCGCATTGGTGTTGATGTACCGCATCCAGATAAAGAAGGGAATGCACCAAGAAGCGGGGCTTATTATTTTCATAAGCTAGAAATTGAGAAATAA